In Calonectris borealis chromosome 10, bCalBor7.hap1.2, whole genome shotgun sequence, a single genomic region encodes these proteins:
- the GNAT1 gene encoding guanine nucleotide-binding protein G(t) subunit alpha-1, producing MGAGASAEEKHSRELEKKLKEDAEKDARTVKLLLLGAGESGKSTIVKQMKIIHQDGYSLEECLEFIAIIYSNTLQSMLAIVRAMSTLNIQYGDTARQDDARKLLHLSDTIEEGTMPKEMSDIIGRLWKDAGIQACYDRASEYQLNDSAGYYLSDLERLVTPGYVPTEQDVLRSRVKTTGIIETQFSFKDLNFRMFDVGGQRSERKKWIHCFEGVTCIIFIAALSAYDMVLVEDDEVNRMHESLHLFNSICNHRYFATTSIVLFLNKKDVFLEKIKKAHLSICFPDYDGPNTYDDAGNYIKLQFLELNMRRDVKEIYSHMTCATDTENVKFVFDAVTDIIIKENLKDCGLF from the exons ATGGGTGCCGGGGCCAGCGCCGAGGAAAAGCACTCCCGTGAGCTGGAGAAGAAGCTCAAGGAAGACGCTGAGAAGGATGCCAGGACCgtcaagctgctgctgctgg GAGCAGGGGAGTCGGGGAAGAGCACCATCGTCAAGCAGATGAA gATTATCCACCAGGACGGTTACTCGCTGGAGGAATGCCTGGAGTTCATCGCCATCATCTACAGCAACACGCTCCAGTCCATGCTGGCCATCGTGCGGGCCATGTCCACCCTCAACATCCAGTACGGGGACACGGCTCGGCAG GATGATGCCCGCAAGCTGCTGCACCTCTCGGATACCATCGAGGAGGGCACCATGCCCAAGGAGATGTCAGACATCATCGGGCGGCTCTGGAAGGACGCGGGCATCCAAGCCTGCTACGACCGCGCCTCTGAGTACCAGCTCAACGACTCGGCCGGCTA CTACTTGTCAGACCTGGAGCGCCTGGTGACCCCTGGCTACGTCCCCACGGAGCAGGATGTGCTGCGGTCTCGTGTCAAGACCACGGGCATCATCGAGACCCAGTTCTCCTTCAAAGACCTCAACTTCAG GATGTTCGACGTGGGTGGCCAGCGCTCAGAGCGGAAGAAGTGGATCCACTGCTTCGAGGGGGTGACCTGCATCATCTTTATCGCGGCCCTCAGCGCCTACGACATGGTCCTGGTGGAGGATGACGAAGTG AACCGCATGCACGAGAGCCTGCACCTCTTCAACAGCATCTGCAACCACCGTTACTTCGCCACCACCTCCATCGTCCTCTTCCTCAACAAGAAGGACGTCTTCCTGGAGAAGATTAAGAAGGCCCATCTCAGCATCTGCTTCCCTGACTACGATG GTCCCAACACCTACGATGACGCGGGCAACTACATCAAGCTGCAGTTCCTGGAGCTGAACATGCGGCGGGACGTGAAGGAGATCTACTCCCACATGACCTGCGCCACCGATACCGAGAACGTCAAGTTCGTCTTCGACGCCGTCACTGACATCATCATCAAGGAGAACCTCAAGGACTGCGGGCTCTTctga
- the GNAI2 gene encoding guanine nucleotide-binding protein G(i) subunit alpha-2: MGCTVSAEDKAAAERSRMIDKNLREDGEKAAREVKLLLLGAGESGKSTIVKQMKIIHEDGYSEEECRQYKAVVYSNTIQSIMAIIKAMGNLQIDFGDSSRADDARQLFALSCTAEEQGIMPEDLANVIRRLWADNGVQACFNRSREYQLNDSAAYYLNDLERIARADYIPTQQDVLRTRVKTTGIVETHFTFKDLHFKMFDVGGQRSERKKWIHCFEGVTAIIFCVALSAYDLVLAEDEEMNRMHESMKLFDSICNNKWFTDTSIILFLNKKDLFEEKIVHSPLTICFPEYTGANKYDEAAGYIQSKFEDLNKRKDTKEIYTHFTCATDTKNVQFVFDAVTDVIIKNNLKDCGLF; the protein is encoded by the exons atgggctGCACCGTGAGCGCCGAGGACAAGGCGGCCGCCGAGCGCTCCCGCATGATCGACAAGAACCTGCGGGAGGACGGCGAGAAGGCGGCGCGGGaggtgaagctgctgctgctcg GTGCTGGCGAGTCTGGGAAGAGCACCATCGTCAAACAGATGAA gatTATCCACGAGGATGGCTACTCGGAGGAGGAATGCCGGCAGTACAAAGCTGTGGTCTACAGCAACACCATCCAGTCCATCATGGCCATCATCAAGGCAATGGGGAACCTGCAGATTGACTTTGGAGACTCCTCCAGAGCG gaTGACGCTCGGCAGCTGTTTGCGCTCTCCTGCACCGCCGAGGAGCAGGGCATCATGCCGGAGGACCTGGCCAACGTGATCCGGAGGCTGTGGGCTGACAACGGGGTCCAGGCTTGTTTTAACCGCTCCCGAGAGTACCAGCTGAACGACTCCGCTGCCTA ctacCTGAACGACCTGGAGAGGATAGCCCGTGCCGACTACATCCCCACCCAGCAGGACGTGCTGCGCACCAGGGTGAAGACCACCGGCATCGTAGAGACCCACTTCACCTTCAAGGACCTGCACTTCAA GATGTTCGACGTGGGCGGCCAGCGCTCAGAGCGGAAGAAGTGGATCCACTGCTTCGAGGGGGTGACGGCCATCATTTTCTGTGTGGCCCTGAGCGCCTACGACCTGGTGCTGGCTGAAGACGAGGAGATG AACCGGATGCACGAGAGCATGAAGCTGTTCGACAGCATCTGCAACAACAAGTGGTTCACAGACACGtccatcatcctcttcctcaacAAGAAGGACCTCTTTGAGGAGAAGATCGTGCACAGCCCCCTGACCATTTGCTTCCCTGAGTACACAG gggcCAACAAGTACGATGAGGCGGCTGGCTACATCCAGAGCAAGTTCGAGGACCTGAACAAGCGGAAGGACACCAAGGAGATCTACACCCACTTCACCTGCGCCACCGACACCAAGAACGTGCAGTTCGTCTTTGACGCCGTCACCGACGTCATCATCAAAAACAACCTGAAGGACTGCGGGCTCTTCTGA